The genomic DNA AGCGTCTCACCCTCACAGGGCCACAGACGAAGCCTCAGAGTTCGTGAATACGAGTCACTAGCACCGTATTCTGCAACAATGGTGCCGTTGTCAGCGACTGTCGGCGTCCCAGAGTCAGTAAATGTCCACGTTTCACCGATGGTTTGAGCCTGGAGGGCTCGAGTTGCCATTCCGGTTACGTTCGCCGATGCGTTGCCACCAGTGCTGTTGGATCCGTTACCACCTGTGATGTTGGCAAGACATCCCGTGACTCCACCCGCGATCAACGGGACGCTTCCAAGCATTCGAAGATAGGTTCGTCTTTGCATCACTCTCTTCGGTCGGTATAGACTCTCGTGATCATGCTCAGAACTCTGGTCACTGTACCCTAATTAGCCCAAGAGTGATACGATTTCTGGGTTGAATGTCGCTGAGATCTACACACGACGCTCTCCGATGTGGTGGGGCTCTGAGAGGGGGGAACGAGGATGCACGAGCCTCGGCGCGCTTCTCCACAAAGTATATATCGTTTATGGCCGCATGTTGAGATATTGGAGTAGGTCATGGGAGTACTCGCCAATCAAAGGCAGGCGCACGAAGCCGATCCCGTGTACATCTGCCGTGGCTGCGGTGAAGTGTTCGGTCTTGAGCATTACATCTGTCCGGAGTGTGGTGGATATAGCGTTGAACGAGCGCGCTCCGATCGCTCGGTCGATCTCGATACTCATTCTGGAACGTTGGTTGGACGAGTAGTAGTGGGACTCAAGCGGCGGTTCACCATCGACCGATCGTTTACTGAGAGCAACACCGCGAGAGTTCGGCGATGAGTCGGTCCGTTCGAGACACGGAATGACTCTCTGATTGGGTGAATCTCGCTCGTGAGTCGATAGCTACATCAGAGTGTTGGGAGAGCGATCGGGCATGCCTGAATGTGAGAACTGTGGTGGGTTCGTGACCGACCAATACGTGCGGGTGTTTGCCCCGCCCGAGATGACCACCGTGCGCGTGTGCCCGAACTGTCCGGATATGATCCGTGAGAAAGACGGTGTTCGGGAGGCGAAGTCTCAACGGCGTAACTGACAAGCGCGAGCAGGAGACGGTTGTGTGACCGGAGGAATGGGTGAGAGGTATCGATGCCTCTTCGAGGATGGCGAGAATGCGGATGTCGGTGTCGTCGTGACGCTCGCGTTCTGTCCGCGCGCCGTTTTCGTAGAGGAAAGCTTCGACGCGCTGGGCAGATCAGTCGGTTGTTGACCGTCGATGTAGACGATGAGCGTCGACTGTTCCGGATCGCTGTTGTTGATGACGATCGAGAGCTCGTTGAAGTCCTCAGAGTGGCGATAACCGCTGAATTGCTCGGAAACGAGGTCGGCGAGATCGGCAAGTGGGCGATCAGGCGATGAGCGAGTCACAAGCCACCCTGAGATTGGCGAGGGTGTAGTCTTACGGCTGTCGGCTGGGATAGCGACGGCACTAGCTTTAGCGCCTGCTCTTTCACGTAATCCTGTGGAGCATCCCAACAGCGGGGAATTCTCTTGAACCTGCCAGACAGCAAGGTATATCGGCCGCCGACAAACAGGCAAGTACGATGGACATCGTGTGTTCAGTCGACAAAGCTGTCGAACAAGTTGATACGGGTGACACCGTCGGAGTTGGTGGCTTCGTTGCCGTTGGTCTACCAGAGTATCTCCTTGAGGCGCTGGGGACCCGCTACAGTAAAGTCGGATCCCCGGGTGATCTCACGCTGTATCATCCCGCCGCCGAAGGCGACCGGCAGGGACGAGGAGTCTCGCATCTCGCCCGTGACGGGATGCTCGAACGCGTCATCGGAAGCCACTGGGGATTCGTTCCGCAGCTGATGGAACGCATCGCCGCGGGCGACGTTGAGGCATACAATCTCCCATTCGGGGCGATGGACCACCTGCTCCGTGACACAGCCGCCGGCAAACCTGGGACGATCACGAACGTTGGATTGCGGACGTTTGTTGACCCGCGCCAGGACGGTGGCAAGGTGAATGCCGCCACCACGGAGGACCTCGTTGAGGTTATGGAACTCGGCGGCGAGGAGTACCTGTTTTACCATTCGATCCCGCTCGACGTGGCTCTCGTGCGTGGGACAACGGCCGACGAGA from Halococcus salifodinae DSM 8989 includes the following:
- a CDS encoding DUF7563 family protein: MPECENCGGFVTDQYVRVFAPPEMTTVRVCPNCPDMIREKDGVREAKSQRRN